CTGAATTGTATGGTTTCTCTTGTTTATTGTAAATCTAAAGGCTGAGCTTGAGGTGCTGCCTCTCAGCTCCATCCTGCAAACTAAAGCCGTTCTGGACAGCTGTGCCTACAATTCCTTACTCGCAATCACAGTGCAGGATCGAAACAAACGCATGTCCCAGGTCTACATGTTCCAGTGTGAGGAGACCGGGGTGAGCCATATCTTCACAAGCTAACTTCTTGTCCTAATCTTAATCTCCTGTTACCTCCAGAAGAGGAAGGATGTTAGTCATATGTGAAACCATTATTACTATTACACAAGGAGATGTTGATGTCACCTGGGTGTTTAACTCAACGCTGTATCTGTTTTACTAGGCGGAGCTCATCAAGAGTGACCTAGATAAGAAGGTTCAGAGTGGAGGGGCGGATGTGGAGCCACGCAGAGAGCCGACTGACATCAGGTATACAATCTTGATAATAAAATGAGGAAACAGAGGGAGGGAAAATTAAGAAACTGAAGGTAAAGTGTTCTCCCTGTTGGTTGTGTCATCAGGACTGATCTAGAGAATCTAATTGGGCAGCATGCTCCAGGAGGTTTTCGGCATCCTAGCCCTCGTCCTATGCAGGGAGAGAGgtccccaccaccaccaccacccgaCCATCCACCCCCACGATGGGTCAACAGAGAACCAGGTAACAAGGCTtgatttataataaaataattttatttacattttccttCAAAAATCCAAACTCATGTGTTTTGTAGAAATAAACTccatcaagtgtttttttttaatctctcagTGCTCTTCTTAGTAAACACTTAAGTTGATGTTTGTTTCCACTCTCTGCTGCCTTGTAGAAAACATGTTGCCTCCCCGTGGCTACAGCCCTCAAGAACCCATGGACCTTCCTGAATTTAATGGCATGCGGATTAGCCAAGAAGACCCTTTTACACCTGAGCTTACAGATGAAGAGAGGAACACGGTTGGTACTAATAATGACATATTAATACAGGAGGGTGGATTATTACAGCATTTCTTCATTATGATCTCAAGATAAAAAAGATAATAGATGAGTTTTTAAAGCTCctactttttttgttattgttgtctTTCTTCTCACAGGAAATTCTAAATCATGTCATAAATGATATGGAGATCTTTATGGAAAAAGTTTCTGCAGCAGTAAATGCATCATCAGAGCAAGAGGGCAAgagcaagaagaaaaaaaagtcgaagaaaaaaacaaaggaaaatagTGAGTTTTTTAGCAGTTGATCTTTCCACAGGCTCTTAtgataaaataagtaaatactgGAGAGTCCACCTATAAACCACTGACTGTATAGATTGGCTTTATCTGATTTTTCTCTTCTAGCTGTCAGTAAGCCATCATGGGAGGAATACaccttttttcttcagaaaatCAAATATGGATTCAATCTGCTGGTAAATACTTCTTGTAAAGCGACCTGATTAGTTTTGAAGAGACTTTGAATGATTTCTCGTATGAATTAAACAGCTGACAAATTGCAACCTAAATATAGATTAAAGAATATCTCTGTATTTCAGGGCCTGCTGGATGGGGTACTGACAGGTCCCACTGCTCCGGAGTATGTCcacattttcttcaacagtttaGGCTTGGTGAGTTCCTCGTTACTTGAGATGACTAATCTTCAGTAAAAGCACCAGTCATTTACACACTAAAGCCTGAACATGTAAATATTTCCTCCTGCTCTTCCACAGATGGTTCCTCAGTATCCTGTGGACCTGCCTCCCACTGTACTTGCCCCCCTGCTGACAGTGTCAGCCCTGCGGTTGCTCAGCCAGGTGGTCACCCCAGAGGAGGACGACCTGTGGAGGTCACTGGGAGACCCCTGGAACATCCCCAGGTAGGGTTGCCTTTGAAACCCTGACACACTTACACAAGCCTTTCGATGAAGTGTAATAACTTCCCATAAACAGCCCTGTGGTCATGCACTCAAATGTACCTGCTCTGGCACGCCCTATcttgggtgtgtgtgtttgctgatATGTCAGCTTAGTTCAGAGTTCAGGCTGTACTCatacagaaaatgtaaaaacagaaaaacaagacagGTAGCACTGTGTGGTTTTCAACTCCTGGTGAATTTGAGTTGGAGATTATAGACAGGATCTATTAGAACTGCAAAGAATgaagaaattaaaaagtcattGAAAATGTCTGAGGCACTCAGAGAGGTAGGTCTAGAGACTCTTAAAAATATGCCAGtatcctttattttaaataactACCCCCATGAGTCAACTATACCCTTTCAATATCTTCAAACTTGGATCCCTTCACTGTAGAGCACCAGAGATGCACTATTTCATctatttcagctattttttacaCTCCATCTTCTTGTTATTATAGTTAAGTGTATTACTGTATCTAAGTATACTGATGgtcaaggccacccataaggggggagaAAGTTAAGCTttgaaaatcatattttacatttaacctgatAACAACTACTCatatcaaacaaaagaaaaaggagtACAATActtcctttttcaaaatgtaaaccaattttcttaaaagtgatttaccTTTTTTGGTTATGTTAACAATGTGGGTGGGAAAGCTGCACTAAAcaatttggaaagtaatgtcagacttcatagctaagccatggtgtgcacaaatgtctggataccagagaataaagtaaaagaaactgaGTTTGcttcaatggaaaaaaatacataattgcTTAAAGGCagaaataggtaaaaagtggcaaaaatgttgctttaaagTATGGAAAGTACTTGAAAGTCTGGACAGTAAGTATGGGCAAGTATGGacagttaaaatgaaaaaaaaagcagttaaaaagttgcaaacattggtaagaagtggcaaaaataaatgttgaaaagtgataaaagagtGGGAAAACTGactagaagtggcaaaaataggttaaaaggggccaaaaaaggAATAAAGCAGGGAAGTATCAGTTTAGAAagggaaaagtggtaaaaatgggggtaaaaatattaaaaagcagttaaaaagtggcagaaatgggttgaagatggcaaaaacatattcaaagtggcaaaaatgttgctgaaagtggcaagaaaggacagttaaaatggtgaaaaccagataaaatgtggctaaaatgggttgaaagtggcaaagacgTACCAAAAGTGCCAAATACGCgcttaaagtggcaatagtTGGTAATAACAATGGttaaaatttgttcaaaaaatggctaaaatcagttataaagctgcaaaaatggtgaTTTAAGTAgtgaaagtgtttaaaagtggcaaaaatgagtggaaacaGTCATGAAAAGGGTTGAAAATGATATGAAttaataatttgaacatcagagcccaataatagcttgacacacttttcagctccaataTGATCCAACTATTAGCCAGGATCCTAGCACCAATgttactgatccagcacacatgcattgatattgtCAATAAAGCACAAGTGAGGAAGGCCCATTTACCTGGTTTTTCAATTGGAAGACAGTGAGCTGGTCTTGAAAGGAAAAAATCTCCTGCTATCATGAAGTCACTGACAGTATGTGGTGCTAAATTAACCTTGGGGGactctcagttcattttaaCTGAACAGACTGAGGTGGTATTTGTCTCCCTTAAATCTCAGGAAGCAATACATTTCGACAAGGCCAAAGTATTCCTTTAATTTAATCCTATAAAATAGCCACGTAAGGTTTCTGATAGAGAAGCTGTGCCAGACCTCCTTATCAAATATCTTTAAATAGATGccagttttttatttatctgttttctgCTCTCCTGTGTCACATAGGTCTCGATGGCCGGATGATAACATCCCGGTATACATTCCAGAATTTTATGACGGCTGGCAGCCGCCTCCCCCCTCAGGCATGCCATCTCGACTCCCTTTTCAGAACGGTCCAATGAGGAGCAACAGCCAGCGCTTCACTGTGGACTATGGCCAACGAGAAGAGGTACACCTTAAAGAATTACTCCCATTTGaattggatttttgttttcataccCTGTCCTGATGACAGTCATGTTCATCAGTCATGTCACAATCGTTGAGAGGTACAGTAGTTGGTACCTACTTTGCTTCGCATGCAGCTAATGGTATTATGGTTAATGTTTTCTTCTCCGAAGTCTTGAATCCATTCAGTTTCACCATGTTGTCTTTTACAGCCCATGTCTAACGGTCCATGGAGCAcacaaccaccaccaccatcatttCCTCCACCACAGCAGTAAGCACTATTCCACTGTaataaaaatggttttatgATCACATTTGTACATCGTAATGGTAATATGctacatttctgctgctctttcaGCTCCAGAGAACCTCCTCTGTACATGCGGGTCATTTATGACTTCATGGCCAGAAACAATCGAGAGCTGAGCCTCATGAAGGGTGAAGTGGTCCAGGTGAGATAACAATCTGAATAATCACCTTTTGGCcaactaaaaaaaatgatgtacaGGAGTTATCCTAGTATCTAGCCATTACACACTTACCAGCACTGAGATAATCTCCTTCTGCCTTTAATCTCTGTGGCATTAATTTACCAGGGTACTGGAAACATTACAAAGAGATTTTGGTCTATATTTACATGATAGCATCATGCAGTTGCTGCACATCTACACTGCATTCTACATTATTATGCGAATTGGATTTTAATGtcataaacatttaatattttgtttttcaattaagctcagggatggtattgtgtctcagggctctttggatcactgcaATCAATctcaagacacctgtgataattagtttcataggtgagcccaattaaaggaaaactacgttcaacattattaagcaggccacaggtttcaagcaatataagaaagaaaaaggatctctctgctgccgaaaagtgtcaaatagtgctATGCCTTGGACAagatatgaaaacattagatatttcatgaaaacttaagcctgatcattgtactgtgaagaaatttgtggctgattcagagcacagaggggttgtgcagat
This window of the Cheilinus undulatus linkage group 11, ASM1832078v1, whole genome shotgun sequence genome carries:
- the eps8l3b gene encoding epidermal growth factor receptor kinase substrate 8-like protein 3b isoform X1 produces the protein MFGNSGPFSYAPRGFSLDDLPTQRRSLHQDDYRGSSLQRNNPSRPSGKSIYLQRKEYSEELNRKPDNLHFRVEHLFTCELDGQEVKTVEGCVAKLKRLDAKGRIWSQEMIIEVQGRYLLLSDIETKAELEVLPLSSILQTKAVLDSCAYNSLLAITVQDRNKRMSQVYMFQCEETGAELIKSDLDKKVQSGGADVEPRREPTDIRTDLENLIGQHAPGGFRHPSPRPMQGERSPPPPPPDHPPPRWVNREPENMLPPRGYSPQEPMDLPEFNGMRISQEDPFTPELTDEERNTEILNHVINDMEIFMEKVSAAVNASSEQEGKSKKKKKSKKKTKENTVSKPSWEEYTFFLQKIKYGFNLLGLLDGVLTGPTAPEYVHIFFNSLGLMVPQYPVDLPPTVLAPLLTVSALRLLSQVVTPEEDDLWRSLGDPWNIPRSRWPDDNIPVYIPEFYDGWQPPPPSGMPSRLPFQNGPMRSNSQRFTVDYGQREEPMSNGPWSTQPPPPSFPPPQHSREPPLYMRVIYDFMARNNRELSLMKGEVVQVVQKSKQWWLVRNSRDEEGNVPQNVLEPMNSGGGHMEDLPQDTRGPVTLDMTSSSAEVKAWLGYKGFSKLTVNTLGVLNGKQLLGMTKNDIRMACPEEGGKVFFQLQAVKSAIALASEPSGPYSRY
- the eps8l3b gene encoding epidermal growth factor receptor kinase substrate 8-like protein 3b isoform X2 yields the protein MFGNSGPFSYAPRGFSLDDLPTQRRSLHQDDYRGSSLQRNNPSRPSGKSIYLQRKEYSEELNRKPDNLHFRVEHLFTCELDGQEVKTVEGCVAKLKRLDAKGRIWSQEMIIEVQGRYLLLSDIETKAELEVLPLSSILQTKAVLDSCAYNSLLAITVQDRNKRMSQVYMFQCEETGAELIKSDLDKKVQSGGADVEPRREPTDIRTDLENLIGQHAPGGFRHPSPRPMQGERSPPPPPPDHPPPRWVNREPENMLPPRGYSPQEPMDLPEFNGMRISQEDPFTPELTDEERNTEILNHVINDMEIFMEKVSAAVNASSEQEGKSKKKKKSKKKTKENTVSKPSWEEYTFFLQKIKYGFNLLGLLDGVLTGPTAPEYVHIFFNSLGLMVPQYPVDLPPTVLAPLLTVSALRLLSQVVTPEEDDLWRSLGDPWNIPRSRWPDDNIPVYIPEFYDGWQPPPPSGMPSRLPFQNGPMRSNSQRFTVDYGQREEPMSNGPWSTQPPPPSFPPPQHSREPPLYMRVIYDFMARNNRELSLMKGEVVQVVQKSKQWWLVRNSRDEEGNVPQNVLEPMNSGGGHMEDLPDTRGPVTLDMTSSSAEVKAWLGYKGFSKLTVNTLGVLNGKQLLGMTKNDIRMACPEEGGKVFFQLQAVKSAIALASEPSGPYSRY